In Glycine soja cultivar W05 chromosome 10, ASM419377v2, whole genome shotgun sequence, the genomic stretch TGTTAGTCATGAGTTGGAATCCGAAAACAACCTCTTTGtatatgcttttattttgaaaattatgtattttaataaagaaaacaagACAATGTAATAAAAAGTTAACTACTTTACCATCTCCGTTAacaaacatacttttttttaatcacgtCTCGTTGAagatttttacataaaaatcaCAATTGCTAGTCACTCGTACAATACATGTACAggtgaaatataaatttataacgtaattaaaaaaatctccaTTAAACACGTATACTTTAATTATAGAAgcttattttttgaaaactatcCCTTATATAGAGTTATAGTAAGTTAGTGTTTGGACGTATTGTGCTGACAAAAAAAGTTAATTGTCGATGAAGACGAAGACAGGATGCGGatgactaaaaaaacaaaacccaaAGGCAAAGGTAACCCAGTGAGGAGATAAATTATTGTGAGAAAAAACACATGACAGCTAATCCAACAATTATTTGgtaataaataaagttattaaatacattaataattaattgataatgatATTCATATATTTCATTCTgttatgactatttttttttatttctctttgtcTTTTCTATTGCAtcgcatattatatatattattgatccGTTTGTTAAactttactaatattttttaaataaatattttcaatgtgttattttttctaaaaaaatatttttttaaatttttaataaggaaattttatgttttttcaaaatcatttttttcgattaaaaaaaacaagatggacccattttttttgtttatttatgtattttacttTCCTTTATCTCTTCTCTCTCCATTACAATCCACCCTAAAAATGGAAGTGGACACTTATAATTTTccttaattaatatgaaaataatttataaacacCCAAATGTCAACTgacgataatttttttaaaaaacttgattattgagttgtcaaataatttttttgtctaataaaaaataaaaattaactaaaataatttattaaatataacctGAATGAATGGatgagtaatattttttataattactgcAAATAGAATATTTAGTTTCTTAATAAAATCCTGACATATACTTACAAGTGTTGACTCTTTAGATAGGAGTTATCCGATTAATCATAAGTCAAAAGCTTTAATAATACTTAAAGATtatcatctctttcaaaaaatgtattaagtcaaacttaattttttcttacaaattcAAAGTTTTGTTAGCATCTGAATTACATTGATGGATGAATATTTATTGTAACCTTACTAACAGACCGGTTCTAATGGATTTCTCAAAATAATAATcacatttgatttaaaaaaattatttctacgataaattattttaaaaaatatatgaataataattttttattaaataactaTGAGGTTGGGGTAGGATTTTTTCCGTCAACCaaagtgaaatttgaaatcgaaatgaaattattaatattcGGCTTGAACTCATCCCTTGTCCccgataataattaatttataaaatattatatatatatatatatatatatatatatatatataacactaaaatataaaattattaaattgaattttatgttattatatatataatttaaaaatatattataattattatttaaaattatatttttttttaaaaatttataaacacGTCCGGAATGGGACATGACTAGGAAAATCTAACCCCATCAAGAATAAGGATGGAGATAAATTTACACCGACTTAAATTTTGAAGACAGGAGCCCGGCGAGGAAAAACTAAGAAGTGAAGACAAAGGTGGGATAAACAAGACCCCACAGTCCATTGCTATGCCTGGAGACAAAAGAAGGAAAGGTTGGTCAAGTGAGGTCTGTAACTGCAAATTAAAGCTGCCAAACAAACAAGAAGGCATCATGCCATCCCAGAAACAAATGCAAACCCCTCCAACACCTCTCCCTTTCAATTCACCAATTCCCATACTAACATaacatttctttatttattcacACATCATAACACTTATAAACACATTGCTTAAAGAACTTCAAATACCAATTTTCTTTTGTCGGAAGCAACAAAATAATACTGATTATTTCACCTCCAACTCCAAATCTGTTTGTTTCTTGCACACAATTTGCCGTGGTCCCCACCACaaagtgtttgtttgtttcctcAATTCAATTTTTCCTTGCCCAAATCCAAGGAGATTAGATTATGAAAGCCATTGTCACTTCGTTTGCGGAAATTGGTCTCCTGCTTAGGTTGTATCATGTATGTCCATCTCACTTTCACACTTGCTGTCTGCTATAGCATGTTTTTCCAGTTCTCACTCCTCCCTCCCTCACTGTATTTTACTCgttttttcttgtaaaatagaaagaaataagGGGTAGCagctatttgttttgttttgtttttccctCTAGGGGAAGGAAACAGTGAAACAAAAGTTTAAAGATACCGACTTTTAACTGAAACAGAATGTGAGGGTGTTTGCTAGATAGGCTTTATAACTCTCAGTAAAAAGCCACTTTCTTCGTTCCATGAAAAATAGCTTGATCCCATGCTCTACTACGCCATCGAAATCTCGGGTCCCTCTACGGCCGCACTTCACGTCAACAGTTTATGAATTACACACTTTCTAACTTCGACCATTTTTTTCCAATTACTGTTTagaattagaatatataaataacatttagTAGTCAACCAAATAGTTTTCTTGTTACATGTAATAACTTTTTCAGATTGGATGTTCCTTGTTTGATCACTTTTGACGTGtgggattttcaaaataattggtGCGGAGACGAAAACGCTGACTATCTCAACCAATGGTTTTAATCTTAGATAAATAAATGGGCACCACAAGATTAACCAGAATtgaaatacataattattttagcttatttgataattttaaattaatgttttgaaTATCTAATTACATTAATATTCGAAAGCAAATTTTGTTgtctataataattattaattaagaaaataaaagtcaaatatatataagggtgtctattaaaatatactaattgctgtaaaaattaatatttattatgcgTGAAAGTTATTCAATAACTAGTTAAATCTATTCAAATAAGAATATAGTATtaaacacattaatttttttagcaatTGTTAAGACTTTAGGGTTTAGAAGTCTTGAGTGGTTCAGGACCAACAAGGTGCACGAAAGTGTTATTCACAGTTTCACATTTGATCTGTATATTATCAGAAGAAGCGATGCTCGAAAGTCAAATTCCAAGAAAATAAAGTGTTCGGCATTTCCACACTTTAGTATAACTAGTCAACCGCTGAGAATCAACAAGAAGTGAGTAGTCATGCAATCAAGTTATATACGTATTGGTCCGACTTTGACCTGATACTAAGACTCGGGATACAGTGGGAAACTTTGAGAATATTTCTCGTTGTGGGAAATAATTTTAAGGTCTttgatatatgatttttaaatagaATAGGGTAACTCTATTGTGTATATCCACTTATAAATTCAGGCGTTTATggtctattattttaatttttgtttcaatttgtaCAACACACaggatgattaattaattatctcgagatattgattttgatgaaaaactaaaattatatatttatgtcaCATAAGATTCAATGCTTACGGACTTTTCCTATCGATCGGGACCACACTCTTTAGGATTCACACCATAATAAGACTTAATGCTTAGAGAATTGTGTACAGCCGAGACAACTTTCTCATACGGCTCACTCACCTTAAGGAGACTGACTCTTGGGCATGGGGAGTTGAAACCATGGCCCGACTCTCATGATCGAAAAATTGAAGCGATAGTGAGTATTGTATGGGATCAAACTCTGAAGATGTGATGACAGGGTCAGATAAATACCACGATATAACATGCATGTAAGTCACACACAACTATGCAACCCATACCATTTACTAAGAGACAAGATTGAATCCACACAATCACGTGGTAAAAAAGGACCAATGAGATCATTATGCATGGACATCATTGTTAGGTGTCAGGGGAGCACCATGTATAATTAGAGATGAATTAAATGACTAATATCAGATTCATCGTTAGACAATTAAAAAGattatctcatttttattttaattattatttttaagagttgatataaaaaagtaaaattaaaaatattttctttaaagagACGGCGTTAAGACTTGTGTAATAATTTTCCCAGTCAACTTGCGTATCAACTGGTTGAAAAAAGATTGTTATATAGCTTGAGGAAGTGACCAACAAATTGTGAGACACGATTGCCGAAATATAAACAGTATAGGCAGTTTTGGAGTCCATAAGAATATTTTCTTGACTTGAGGATGACACAAGGTGTTGTGCTTCTGTCAGCTGGAAATGTCAACGGTTTATGTGATCCTTTTGTTTTCTCATCTAACGGCGGTGCTTCTGTCAGCCGGGAATGCAAACGGGCACCATGATGAGTGTCCAGACTCATTTGATTGTGGAAGTTTGGGCAGAATTTACTTCCCCTTCACCACGGTACAATACCTGAACTGTGGTGCTTTGGCTATCCATGGTTGTGATGATCATAACCAAACGGCAGTGAAGCGTGTCCAGTTGAACAATGGAGGGAAACTGTTCCAAGTTACACAAGTTAATAGTCATCAGAGGCAGGGGTGGAGACCTAGTATTTCCATTACCGATCATGATTTCAGAATGCTTCTGGTAAATGGTAGTTGTATGGCCTTCACCTACAACATTATCTTCCCTCCCTTCTCTGCTTTCGGTTATTTTGATATGAAAAACAATATAACCTCCTTCAAATGCAGACACAATCAAACAGTCAACCATACAAATGACTTCATCAACTATACAGGATGTCCTTCCTCTGATTTTTACTTTGCCCCTCCATACTCTGATTATGAGTCCTTGCGCTCCTTAATCTCTTCATGTTCAATGGTTAAACTTCCCGTGAGACAAGATTCTCAGTTCTTCAAAGATCCATTTGGATTTTTAACTGCTGAAATTACCTTTGAAttcaagttttcaaatgaatgtcTCCAGTGTTACCATGGAAGAAGAGATGGCAATTGCCGACTTGACAGCAAGGGAAATTTTTATTGCGCCAACAGGTAAATACCTTAACAAAAAACTTGTACAAACAGTTAATGGTTGCATGAATATTTATGTATACAACcagatttaatttttacaatctGAACTGCTAAAAAACAAGTTAACTCCGTATGTTTTTCCCCCTCAGCACAAcagttaaaatttagaaaattaattccTGCTTGATTACTTCTATATTTAAGCGACTTGACTGTATTGTAGAACTTTGTTTTGTTAGCTTGACAGTTAAAGAGGCTCGCTGTACTTTTTCCTTATCTAACTGGATCAATTGCTGCTTTTAAATGATGCAGGAAAGCTAGAGTTTGGACCCGGATTCGGAAGCTAGCATTGATGCTAGGTGACgtacaaatttttaatattcaaatacatCATGCatctaaattttagtttttatcaaaGTTTAATATGATTATAGTTCTTATATTTACTGCTGACTAAACTAAAAATACACGTTTCCTGGTAAATGTATAGAcgaataacattaaattttttttataaaaattaaactagtattttaaattttaactgtCTTTCAAATTTATGTAGAACTCCAAACTTATGTAGGCGAATAGGAGTATTAGTTATGTAGATACATTTGAAAGATTAAACAATCTTTATTTATTAGTAATATTCTTTAATCAGAAACATAGGTGAGCATAACTCATTTAAACTAACTAACCACCCGAGGAGTTTTTTCCCCTTCTTAGGTTAGTTTATTAGTTATAAgttggaaaaaataaaacaaaatacagtTAAATCTGAGACTCTGTCAATTGTGAAACTAATTATTGAAAAGCCGCAACCTTTGAACTTTGAAGGCACCGGCGTAGGACCATGGATCATATTTGGGTTGTTCCTCACGTTACGGCACTGCAAACGAAAATATGGCCAATCCAGCAGCAACACCAATGATGATCCCTACCCAAGTCGTGACACAGAGAGTGACAGGATCTTCTTTGGGGTACCCATCTTCTCCTATATGGAGCTTCTagaagcaacaaacaattttgACTCCACTAGAAAGCTTGGAGAAGGAGGCTTTGGCACTGTGTACTATGGTCAGCATATAATATACACTGTGTAGCTCATTTCCATTTTacacattaattaaatatacagaAGTTTTCAATCTTATTGATTCACTTAAATTAAGAATTGATCTTTTATAAACCAGGAACACTAAGAGATGGAAGGGAAGTTGCAATCAAGCATCTGTTTGAGCACAATTACAAGAGAGTGGAACAGTTTATGAATGAAATTGAGATCCTTACTCGCTTACGCCATAGAAATCTTGTGTCCCTTTATGGTTGCACTTCACGTCACGGCCAAGAGCTACTGCTTGTATATGAATACGTTCCTAATGGCACTGTTGCTAGTCATCTTCATGGTGATCTAGCAAGGGTTGGTTTGTTGACATGGCCTATTCGAATGCAAATTGCCATAGACACTGCTTCCGCATTGGCCTATCTCCATGCTTCTAACATCATCCATCGTGAGGTGAAAaccaataacattttacttgaCATCAGTTTTTCGGTTAAGGTAGCAGATTTTGGGCTTTCAAGATTGCTCCCAAATGATGTAAGCCATGTCTCCACAGCTCCACAAGGGTCTCCGGGGTATCTTGATCCAGAATATTTCCAATTCTACAGGCTCACGGACAAGAGTGATGTGTATAGTTTTGGGGTTGTGCTCATGGAGCTGATATCATCCATGCCAGCAGTTGATGCAGCCAGGGAAAGAGATCAAGTTAACTTGGCAAGTTTTTGCATCAAAAAGATTCAAAAAGGAAAGCTTAGTGAGCTTGTAGACCCATCCTTTGGTTTTGAGTCAGACCAACAAGTTAAAAAGATGCTAACTTCAGTGGCAGGATTGGCCTTTCGGTGTGTGCTAGGAGACAATGGATTAAGGCCTTCTATGGATGAAGTTCTGGAAGCACTCAGGAAAATTCAAAGTGGGAATTATGAGTCTGAGAATCTAGAGAAAGGAGATgatgttggtggtggtggtgttacCTCTTCCACTTCCTCCACCGAACAAGTACACGTACTTCAACCACCACCAGCTTCACCGGATTGGGGTCAAGCTGGAATTTCAATGAATAAGTTACCAGCTTCGCCAATGTCCTTGACTGAGAAACGGGAAAGTGAATCTACCACGCCCAATGTCAGTggttaattacatttttgtctAATAATAACCGTAGTTTTTCacgttttggtaaaaaaatatatatatgaatgtatTACCGAACTCTTTTTTCCCTTCAATGTTCATAGTTACTACTACATTACAGTAATGATTGATGCAGAGTCTCAAAGACGGGACAAAAAAGTAAGGAacccaagaaagaaagaaaaatcaaagggagaagaaaatTTCTGCAAGCTATTTAAAAGAATGTAACAAGtacttattaattaataactatGTGTCGCATAAAATGAGTACATTTGTTCTTATGAGTCGCAAGATCATTCCGCCAAGTCAGCAACGGTGGAACAAGTATTTTATCGAGAGAAAAAAAGCGACATCGGAAAACGGTTCGGTCCTACTTGTGATTCCATGGTGATAATCCAAAGTATCAAAAGGAAAGTAATGAATGTGTATGGAAGAAAAGATgcaaccattcccaaaatagaTCCCATGCTTGTTAGAAGCAATCAATCACCTTTGTCCCCCTCACAATCATCAATATTCTGACTTTAACACTCTTTTAATAGAGAGGAGAACAACAGAGAGAGACAGATAGAGAGGGAGAGGGAAACAGATAACTTAGGAGATGGCAGCGTTGCAGAAATTCAAGCTGTTCGCGACGCCGTGTGGAGTGGGGCAAAGCCCAAGGACGAGCCCATTGATTCAATTCCGGCGGCAAGAACACGTGGTGGAGAAGAATCCGATGCGGAGACACTCACTGAAGGCCCTCTTTGTGTCCTCGGCGCCACCAGAGAAGCACGTGGCTGAAAATGAAACTAGTCCAATGTTGTTGGCTTCCGTTGCCGTTCCCCATTGTTCTTGGGTCGGTTTTGGTTGAAAAGGAAACATTGGCGCCCTCTCCTCCTCACTATTCCCGAATAATCTGTTGGACCAATTTCatggttgcttttctatttaaGTGTCCTTGAATAtaattgcattttaatttccgtgATCCTGCTGAGGCTGCTTCTATGTGTATTAGTTCCGTTATGGCATTTCGTGATCAGATATTCacttatttgtgttttaatttaaaatttataaatatatattaattctattttataaaataatatttattttagattctcttaagattttgttttaatgagtcaaactagtttgttatatttgttgtgACAAGTGTATGTTGGTTTTTTAACGGTCATATTTCTAacattttgttgttgcaaaatgcctatatatatatatatatctatttcCTCTTTTCTAGAAATGATAGATATGAGGACTCGGTTTCTTTCTGCCaaaaatttatctatttctttccctatacaaaacttaatttttatgagagcaagagcattggtgttcttaaggttcggggatcctttcgctgcacacgatcggaaccaacggaTTGTcatatcttgggagaggagcgcaatcaaATTTTCTTACTCGTGCAGTGGGGGCGTTTTCTtaaggatagcgtttacgcgcttcaacccagactatttaattctttcccttaatttaattttcccgTGTGCTTATTGTATGCTATAATGTATTAttcatgtgttgtcaattaaatttaatttgctattgctattttgttatttaattcaagactgtgcatcttcttcatatttatttttcttcattttggttttatttttccaacagaatgttaataaatttaaatgatttgTCTCGATCTAACTTATTGAAAATCTTCTTTTGGGGCGGAGAAGCTGTTCTttatagaagaaaacaaaaaggaaaagttgAATTAGAATTGTGTTATGAGTTGGGAGAGGAGAAGAATACTTTCATAAAGCATGAACAATCAGTGTCGAGATAAGGCTAACATCAACAAACAATGCCTTTGGACTTGTTTGGCATTGAAAAAGCATTTTACCTAAAAGCTTGACTGTTTTAGTTTTGAAACTGAAAAAATGCATTCACCCAGGCGGGAATGAGAAAGTAATTCTTGATCGCCCAGAACAATTATTAggtcaatttatttattaaaatatctcTTTTGCTAAtcatcttttatctttatttttttacaaagaattattttaccttttaaaatttctatttttttaagtaagttCTCACTGTTtactttttttcaaaacataataattacttatatttttatttcttaggaATGAAATCATATCAAATGCTCTACACTACAATAATGTgggatatattaattttagcacaataaaaattattaaaatattaaatttatcataataaaactagttttaataaaataaataactttttgaTTTTTGTAGCGTATTTCTCTACTCTGTTTTCgcttacaaaataattttatatttattttaataaataaattatatttatttcttaaaaaaattatataaaagtgtttattctaaagttattttttttattttaaacaaattcatTCGTTATTTATACACTATTCTTGCAATTAAATTTTTCTCAAGCCTTTTTAATGCATCATATCAAAGTTTTACTTAGATACAAATACAAGAAGATCCCTGTTTTATACACATAACTTAAACATAATTATCtaaaatagcaaaaaaaaaaaaaaaaaactcgcaCATAAGATTGTGGTTTACCAAACATTTGGTATTAAAACTTAACGGCCTTGTCTAAAAATAAGAAGTAACACCTTAAACGGCACCGGTTGTCAAAGCAATAAGACATTAGTTAATTTAGTTCAAGTTAAAAATATGCCAATTGACCCTGTTATTATCTTGTTACAAATTTCCATGTGTAATTCCTCTAGGAAGTTAGATTTCAAAGCAAACGAGTTAATGAtaggtatttatttttttggtattgaACAGGGACAAAGCCCCAGCCACCTACAGATCAGATGAGAGTTTCAACTCCCACAACATCATTAAAAAGAAGAATATGGACGCCCCCCAAGAGAGAAGGACCATGATACCTAAGGATAAGAAGTAATTTAACAAATAGTGCTAATCGGCCTCATGACTTGGCTAATCATTTGTGATATTAGCTGATATtcagttaaaataaatatatttatttgaatttaggtGTATATTTAGTAGATACATacatttatttgaattattatctAGATGCAAGTTGTTAGGATTATCTCTAGGTGCATTTGAAATGCTGTTACATGCACCTATTGCCGTATAAATGTACAACCTTCGGTTCACCAATAATACATTCAAGAATCACAtatattttcattcttataTATAGTCTATTTGGATTGACGTTTGTTGGCTTCAACGTGGatcaagttgaaaaaaaaattgtttatgcaTCAGAAGTTCTGAACGTTAAAATGTAGGAAAAGGTGGATCGCAATATGATTGAGACACGCTaatagaattttaataaaaacttttctattgatttaaaaataaaattaatttaaaaactgTTTGAGATAATATACAGAATcataaaagttttgaaaaaaaagttaataattatgcaaatgctgattttaaataaattttttagaaaaataataattacaatgGATTGGAATGGAAGACAAATAGGGACGGCTCTAGGTGTTtatactttagttttttttttcattttactttataGCTTTATGTTATTCAATACCATCTTAAACTGATAAGCACgtgttaagattaaaaaaaaaaaaagaaaaagaaactgatAAGCACGAGAATACTGTCATGTATATTGAACAATTTGATAGCTGTCCAATAAAGGCTGTAGACCATATATGTTCGACAAAAAATTGGGCTGTGAATGGGTGTCCATCTACTGAGCCACACATTTTACTGGACTATTGAAAACGATTACGCAATTGGGCCTCGTAGGTTTaagctcaatttttttatatatatatatacagtgACTAATTTGTAAAGCAGTTTTTTTAAGAGTATTTCTGAAGCAATTAATATCttaattatactattttttaaagtacTATTACATGTTGGCACCATATGATTAATCTTCAATCATATCATTAGCATATATGAGCCATATTATTTCCACATCAACCACATTAGCCATGTCATTAAGGAAGTTGACAACAAAGGCCAATCCTTACAATAAAAAATGTAGGCATAGGTAGAGGTGGCAAAACAGGATATCCCACCCAATGTGAGCTGGGCCAATGTAGGTGGCGAGCTATAACAagcaaggaaataaaaaaaaacaaatttaatccaGGTCTCTAAAATGAAAGGTGGGCCCTATAAAAAAACAAGAGTTTTTAAGTTTTTGACAGATTTTCACATGTTAGCCCACATTTGGATCAGGCTAgaattttggtttaatttggactcaaaatttaaaatctatgCTCTAAATTTTAGTGGATGAATTAAATCAATATGACTATATGACTGATCCAACTCATTTTGTCGACGATAAGTACAGGACTAAcacttaatttgttttaaacaaGCATAACAACTCAAATTTATGCAAGTACTCAGGTATAAGAATTACAAAATGAATAGTTAAACCATTGATtattatctttataaaaattagttatcaacaaaattaataaatattttatacttataatagtaaaaacaagtcatttattattatattttataatgttagacatctatttataatatataaaagctgAGTTATAATATATTACGTTGCCATGTTAGCGAAAATGATGATGTGGAAAAAGAAGAACATTCTTCTATTGAGTGATACTCAcaatatttcaaaattctaTACAATATATTTCAATTGAGTAATACTCACCTCTAATATGACTATATGACTGATCCAACTCATTTTGTCGACGATAAGTACAAGACTAAcactaaatttgtttaaaacaaGCATAACAACTCAAATTTATACAAGTACTCAGGTATAAGAATTACAAAATGAATAGTTAAACCATTGATtattatctttataaaaattagttatcgacaaaatcaataaatattttatacttataatagtaaaaataagtcatttattattatattttataatgttagacatctatttataatatataaaagctgagttataatatattatgttgTCATGTTAGCGAAAATGATGATGTGGAAAAAGAAGAACATTCTTCTATCGAGTGATACTCACAATATTTCAAAATCTCATACAATACATTTCAATTGAGTGATACTCAC encodes the following:
- the LOC114369335 gene encoding LEAF RUST 10 DISEASE-RESISTANCE LOCUS RECEPTOR-LIKE PROTEIN KINASE-like 1.1, encoding MSTVYVILLFSHLTAVLLSAGNANGHHDECPDSFDCGSLGRIYFPFTTVQYLNCGALAIHGCDDHNQTAVKRVQLNNGGKLFQVTQVNSHQRQGWRPSISITDHDFRMLLVNGSCMAFTYNIIFPPFSAFGYFDMKNNITSFKCRHNQTVNHTNDFINYTGCPSSDFYFAPPYSDYESLRSLISSCSMVKLPVRQDSQFFKDPFGFLTAEITFEFKFSNECLQCYHGRRDGNCRLDSKGNFYCANRKARVWTRIRKLALMLGTGVGPWIIFGLFLTLRHCKRKYGQSSSNTNDDPYPSRDTESDRIFFGVPIFSYMELLEATNNFDSTRKLGEGGFGTVYYGTLRDGREVAIKHLFEHNYKRVEQFMNEIEILTRLRHRNLVSLYGCTSRHGQELLLVYEYVPNGTVASHLHGDLARVGLLTWPIRMQIAIDTASALAYLHASNIIHREVKTNNILLDISFSVKVADFGLSRLLPNDVSHVSTAPQGSPGYLDPEYFQFYRLTDKSDVYSFGVVLMELISSMPAVDAARERDQVNLASFCIKKIQKGKLSELVDPSFGFESDQQVKKMLTSVAGLAFRCVLGDNGLRPSMDEVLEALRKIQSGNYESENLEKGDDVGGGGVTSSTSSTEQVHVLQPPPASPDWGQAGISMNKLPASPMSLTEKRESESTTPNVSG